The stretch of DNA TGCAACCAATTGAAATTTTCTTGTAGGGGAACTTGTTGATAGTATTTGCAATTACATGACTATGGTAGAAGATGTAAAGGAATTTCTTTACTACAAGAAAAATTGatacttaaaaataattactaatatattaatatttatataataccCCCATCCCATATACATAGGATCTACTAGAAACTAAGATCAATGCTATGTTTGGTTTTGAAGACAAAGAAATTAAGAGGGAAGAAAAATACCTAAAGAGGGAAGAAACACAAATCCGAAAACATAAATTCTAATGtaactttttgtaaaaaaataaaataaaaattttaatggAACTTTATTATATTGGGTTTCTTTAATTTCGTTAGAGATACTaattagcattttccatttaTAAAATAGATATGTAATTTTCAATGTGTCGCAAATgtgataattattttcatttttatgttCTTCTAGGAAAAGGTAATTTCTTTGACAAAGTCTATAAGAGAGGAAGCCATAACTAGCCTCTTCTCCGAGACACTTCCTAGAAGCATTGCAATTGCTGATTTAGGTTGTTCTTGTGGGCCAAATACTTTGTCTGTGCTATCGGAAATTATCATCGTTGTCGAGAAGTTTTGCCAAGAATTGAATTGCTCATCTACCGaatacaagattttttttaatgatcttTCAGGGAATGACTTCAACAGCGTGTTTAAGTCACTTGACAATTTTAAAGTGAAACTACTTGATGAAATTATCAAAACTGAAATGGGTCCTTGCTACTTCTTTGGAGTTCCCGGTTCTTTTTATGGTAGAATTTTTCCTGATCGAAGTCTAGATTTCGTGCATTCCTCATATAGTCTTCATTGGCTATCAAAGgtttatattattgaaaatGCATTGAATATcttcaagtttttattttttttttactaaatgttttaatgttttagaattttttcacaaattttttttacttcctcttttgtttccttaacaacCCTTAAATCTATACTctcttcgtcccaaaatataagggaaaatttaTCAaccaaaattgatgtatttaatccaaatttttaaccaaatacatcaactttctttgaccaattttcccttatattttgggacggaggaagtatattcgagcatataaatatatgtaaacatgtgtttttgtttgttatgtTGAATTATTAGGTTCCCGAGGGTCTAGATAACAAGGGAAACATTTACATTAGTAACACAAGTCCCTCAAATGTTGTCAAAGCATACTACAAGCAATTTCAAAAAGACTTCTCAATTTTTCTCAAGTGTCGCGCAGAGGAACTTGTTGAAGGGGGTCGAATGGTACTAACGATCATGGGAAGAAGAAATAACGATCCATGTGACACGGAATATTTATGCGACGATTGGGAGGTTTTGGCTACTGCTCTAAATGATATGGTATTACAGGTATGTAGCTAGATAGATATCATATTATAAatgaatgtaaaaaaataatcatccaataaataataaaaaaaatatattatttcataaatacGCACTTTTCTATTTATTGTACAAATTCACCTTTTATAATACTTATCACCGCGTAACATATAAAAATGAGTGCTTAAAATTAGGCATGACATCATAATCTACTGAATTCACCTATTGTGTGTGGGTGTGGGTTGGGAAGAGAAACATGATCCCCATTAGGCTCAAGACGGGGACTCAAATTTCATTCCAGATATAATTAGAACGGCTGTTGGTGCTTATTTTTTGTGGAGTTTGGAGTGTGGTAGACAAAATCCACCTCCACTCCTCCCCGTTGCCATACATATTTTAAGGGAAACGGGTGATAAATTAACAATCCTTATAAATTTGCAcgctattaaaaaaaactacaattgtTGTCCTAATTAAtgtttggtttgttttgtttaaaagattata from Trifolium pratense cultivar HEN17-A07 linkage group LG5, ARS_RC_1.1, whole genome shotgun sequence encodes:
- the LOC123883077 gene encoding salicylate carboxymethyltransferase-like; the protein is MNLGQVHMNGGDGETSYANNSFLQEKVISLTKSIREEAITSLFSETLPRSIAIADLGCSCGPNTLSVLSEIIIVVEKFCQELNCSSTEYKIFFNDLSGNDFNSVFKSLDNFKVKLLDEIIKTEMGPCYFFGVPGSFYGRIFPDRSLDFVHSSYSLHWLSKVPEGLDNKGNIYISNTSPSNVVKAYYKQFQKDFSIFLKCRAEELVEGGRMVLTIMGRRNNDPCDTEYLCDDWEVLATALNDMVLQGFIKEDQVNNFNIPHYYPSPYEVELEVLNEGSFVINRIELFETDLSASSDKSDFDSESKMSRLLHCIRAIVEPLLVSHFGEAIIEDIFNRYLEILIDQKPKERKNYVNVTISLTRKG